CGCGACGGCGCCCCCTCCCCCAGCCCCTCCCCCAAAACTGCCTGGGGGAGGGGGCCTATTCCACGGTTGGAGTGGGGCTTGCACGGGTTGATACTTCGGAACGGATGGTTAATTCTGCGTGTGGAGACTGTGGTCTCGCCGCGTGTCCTCCGCATGACCCTGGCTAACGGCGCGCAGGTACTGCTTCACCCATCATTGACCGAGCCGACACGCGCACTTTTGGTCTCCCCTCCCCCAGGCAGTTTGGGGGGAGGGGCCGGGGGAGGGGGCCCTCTCCATCACGACACCCCGCCAGCCACCCGCTTGCAATCCCACGCACCCGATTTCGCTCGTTCCAGGCTCGGGACGGCCGGCTGTCGCACCGCCGAGGTGGTGGATGGCGAGACGGGGGCGAGGTTCCCGGCGCTCGTCATGTATCCGTCCGCTACGGCGGAGAGGGCGGAGCGGATCGGGCCGTACGTGGTGGACGTGGCGATGGACGGGCCGGTGGCGGCGGGGAGCTTCCCGCTGGTGATCGTGTCGCACGGAACGGGCGGATCGCACCTGGCGTACCGCACGCTGGCGATGCACCTGGCGCGTCGCGGCTTCGTGGTGATGCTGCCCGAGCACCCGCGCAACAACCGCAACGACGACTCGCTCTCCGGCACGGACACGATCCTCGCGGACCGCCCGCGGCAGGTGAGCGCGACGATCGACTGGGCGTACGCCGACGCGTCGCTCGGTCCGCATCTCGTTCCAGGTGCGGTCGGCGTGATCGGGCATTCGCTGGGCGGGTACACGGCGCTCGCGCTTGCCGGCGGCGTGCCCACGGCGTTCGGACACGAGACGGCGGATGGGCAGCCGCGCACGGTGCCCGTCACGCCGGATACACGGGTGAAGGCGGTGGTGCTGCTGGCGCCGGCTACTCCGTGGTTCATGGCACCCGGCGCGCTGGACGCGGTTCGCATCCCCATCCTCATGCGTTGCGCGGAGAAGGACGAGCACACCTCGATCTGGCATGCCGGCGTGGTGCGGAACGGCGTGCCGGGGGACACGCCTGTGGACTTCCGGATCGTGCCGAACGCAGGCCACTTCTCGTTCCTGAGCCCGTTTCCGGAGGCGATGACGAGCCCGGCGTTCCCGCCGTCGCAGGACCCGCCGGGCTTCGACCGCGCGCGGTTCCACGAGGAGCTGTACGCGGAGGTCGAGGCGTTCCTGCGCCGCGTGCTCTGATCCGCCGCCTGCATCTACGGTCGATGCACGGCTGCCTGTCGTCTCCAGTCGGCCACTGCTTCGTCACCCGCTCGATCCGCTCGATCCGCTCGATCCGCTCGATCCGCTCGACGGTACGATCTCGCCTCGGCGGACGACGACGCAAGCGCTGACCGACCGCGCGGAGAGCACGTGACTTGCTCGGGCGGGCGGGATGCGCTCACTTCTGGCGGTGGATCTGGGGCTGCGGACGG
This genomic window from Longimicrobiaceae bacterium contains:
- a CDS encoding alpha/beta fold hydrolase gives rise to the protein MYPSATAERAERIGPYVVDVAMDGPVAAGSFPLVIVSHGTGGSHLAYRTLAMHLARRGFVVMLPEHPRNNRNDDSLSGTDTILADRPRQVSATIDWAYADASLGPHLVPGAVGVIGHSLGGYTALALAGGVPTAFGHETADGQPRTVPVTPDTRVKAVVLLAPATPWFMAPGALDAVRIPILMRCAEKDEHTSIWHAGVVRNGVPGDTPVDFRIVPNAGHFSFLSPFPEAMTSPAFPPSQDPPGFDRARFHEELYAEVEAFLRRVL